The DNA sequence GTGAGgatttggtttagggttagtttcAGATAATTACACATAATTTATGGTTATTACTATACTAAGTACATGTAACGTAATAAAACGTAGCTGTTAGCTGCTAAACAAtgagaacttaaaaaaaaaggaaagcTTAACCTAATCCAAGTGAGGGGAAGTCAAAGATCAGCCACACGATCACTGTAAGGTGAGGTTGTGATGTGCAAAATTAATTACAATCTTCTGCTAAAGTTTCAacattattaatttatatattaaagcaataagccatGTGAGACCTTGCATTACGATGATTTTACCACACATGGGGTAATTCTTAGACACAATATGGACTGGAGTGAATATGTATTTATTCTAATATATGGAACAATAatgtgacgttaattattttgtgtccgtatggttcaattaaatgtaaaagggttaaaattttaaaataaatttgcagattacttgcatacattttcttttttgaggaccaaggttaaaatttctgttttatttcattttgaaagaatactTGGAGGATAATTGCAAAAAGTGTGAATGTGGTGTTTAACCAGTCTGTGTCCGTttgtgtaactagtatttttttatgaaaatataaatatattcataaaaaatgtggaataaaatataatcatctagtttagtgtaatatgattttttcacatacatttttacatcatttgtcaaagattatttagaaaacagagctgttttcagtcAGGACAAATactacaaaaatgcattaaaatgtaaatttagaaataactaataaaataatattttaaaaattttaaatgtttttttttttgttttgatgattatgcttacatgccatcaaggtgtataaaatatttaatatttctcattctttggcgcaattggccgttacaccatttgacatatTCGgatccattcagtcttaactttcataaaaatggtgcaattattgcataaaattaacataaatacactatgtgcattgaaataaacctgatgcgtgCTTTTAAATCAAGttctttaaaaagatttttgaatttctcatcttgtcaaaccatttttgtcactgacccatatATTAGGACTGTTAATTTAACACGTTTATAAGATTAAGTAGTTATGGGGgaaaataacaatttaaatatttaagcacaAGAGGTGAACAGATCTCAATGCAGTGCTCACACGCTGTTTAAGAAGTTAAGACTGCGTGCCTAAGTGCCCAAAAATCCTCCAAGGCTTCCAACAGCGCACAAATGCTACCTCAGCATGGGTCGAAAATGTGGGgaaataaacatttactggagtagatgccattttcttgtattctggtgcctttaaattaaacaattgtttttATAGCCTAAAAGTTTTATAAACATTACCTTGGCGTGTTGTGCGAGTATGAGGTGAAAATAGAGAAAACACGAAATGTAGTTTAAATTATATGGACTAAGTGGCCCAAGTGGAATGGATTTAAGAAAAAAGCAGTGTGGAAATCAAGGCTGTAGCTGAAACGTGAAACACGGTTTAATTTATTAGGGCATTCCTCAAGTGTATTGAATTTCATTGactgcattctgactgttttttttttttttttggctatttttgcctttatttgatacTATGcaaggagaggacaggaaagtatagAGTGGAGAGAGGAGTACAGGATCGGCAAAGGCCCTCAAGCTGGGATTCAACaactgcccactacaccatctgCCCTGACCTGGGGTGCTATATTTTAATTGGATTTTAAATTGTGCACACTTTCACTGGATCTATCTAGGCAGTATTTAGATACACAAAAAGTGCATTAAATTAACACTGTGTGTACATCAGGGATATCCATCCCTGCTTCTGGAGGGCCTATAAACACTTATAAAGGCAATCACACCTGCATTTAACAAACAAACCCCCAAAGTATCAGGCTTCTGGTGTTTTAGGTGATATTGTAAAACAACATACATTATTAGTACCATTTCAAAACTTCATAGGCATACCTTGCAGCGAACAAGTAAAGCATTTGATTCTTTCTGATAAAGGACAGACCCCGGCACTGCAGCTAAATATGGGCCACCTGCAAAGAAAGTAAAGCTTCTTTTAATTTTTAGTAGACATGGTTATTTCATCACCTAGTACATAATTAACTCCTGTTACCTGAAAATATCAGATTGCACTTGCCAACAAAATCCAGAAGTTTGACAGGATTGCCCATCCACATGGTTTTCAAAGGAAACTGATTTAAgaagaaaaaactttgtttattgTTCATTAAAACAAATTATGGAATTGACATGGCATCTAAGAATCTTTATTTTTTACCCGAGATCCAATAGCTCGATACAACCGGTCAATGTGATCACAGCTGTACTCCTCCCATATTATCCAGGCCATTCGGGAACTAATTTTGGGAGCTGGGGATTATTACAATGGTTGGTAAGTTGAATGGTTGGTTTTATCAGCACTTTAATTCGAGGAAAACACTTACCAAAAGTTGCACCCACTTTAGGTTGCTCTTTTTGGTTTGCTATGCTTTCTGGAAGATGTCCTAAAGTGTCCATTAACTGTTAAACCATGACacagaaaataaaacataaacaacatgaaTCAGTCTGTTCCTGTAGCTCCCAACTGCATTAGAAATGCAAAAGTTTGTGGGTTTAATCCCTAAGAAaccacacatactgataaatacggtgctttggataaaagcatctgacaAATGGATAAAGTAAGAGATAATGTTTAGGCAGCAGgatgttatcgcagaaataagccccgacagtgtgatcaggacctgaCGCACAGCCTCTTATTTCGTGATAACAATCTGCtgactgtacattatcccgcttattacatggATATTTCCCTCATAAGTAAAGTAAGGAATATTAAATGTTgatcttaaaattattttagttgcaaatttttaatgaatgcagacTTCCGCGAGGACAACCTGTTTACTTTTggtttaagataagacaagacgttcatatgtcacaaacacactatttggtttaatcatttgtaaatataaatgtcatatatgtttttaaaagacatttatatttattttctgtgtaaTATCAAACTGTACCGgccaaaatgatttgcagcatccggattaacgtgtgttattagttttgaacAGTAGTTATCTAAAAAGAACGAACCTTGGAATGTTGTGACTGGCCAACCAGAATCCAGCATTTGAGAGTGCCGTGTAATAATGTCAAATATCTTACagtaatgtaaatgtttatggaACAATACCAGTATGCCCAACCCACTTACTAaacaaatacatacatttttagatTACCATCTGATTCCTACTGACATAACCAATGGAGAGCTGCAGGGAATGGGATTAGGCAAAACCTACAAACTagttagcattttagcacttcCGTTTCTCTCATCTAGAAGTCAGTGTGTTTAAATGCGGTTTGAGTTAAATGCCTTTAATAAAATCTTGGGTTAacacagtgcttctcaaatagtggggcgggacccccagggggggctcgaagcgacaccagggggggcgcgcgagatcccaggaaaaatactttttcaggaagtgatttttaaagacGCCGATAAGccgcttgtgttttttattattatttattgattatatttaatttttcagtatcaaatggtcaaaaaatattatactttaaataaggattgatttttttatttcaggcaaattgatgcattttaagtcttttctgttacagactaaaaaacaatgttaataaagttattctttgttgtaagttgatcgatatttctttttgtgttttctcaatgttaataaggatacaatgatttgcagatgtgtaattttatagacaaattatactatttacagtcgcggcggagagttggggggggcgcgaaatgtttacctcttcctagggggggcgtgacagaaaataattgagaagcactgggttAACACAAGCTCAagatattttcactttttattcTAAAACATACAACACACCAGcacctattttttttaaattttacgTATCTTAAAAAGTGTGGTTGCTATCAAGTTGTAAGGGACTTTAAGCATTATCAGGaataaaaattgtaaaaataaaaacttgtgGAACAATCCCCAAAAAATGTTAATTCAGAAAGTATTTCCTTATCAGGAAACATGTTTTCAAATGCATTAATAAAATTTGTAAGAGCTGTCAGAAACTTGGTGGTGATGCTGTTGGAGTCGGGCGACTGTGGTGTAGTTTGCTTATAGCCTAAGGTTAGCTATTCATTTCTTGTAAACGCATTTAGGCAACGAAActcataaaagttgtgttcaatTACCAAGATGTTCTTGATGGACAAAACGTGCAAGCACCATAACCTTTTGTTGATTACACAGCTTTTTTGTGTGACAATACAAAATCCTATGGAAAATCCTACAGACTTTTTTCAAAGGGAACCAGAGTGAGGCTAACTTCCAAGTTGGCCTACAAAAACGGGTCATCATGTAGctctctatggggcggtttcccggacagggcttatcctattccaagactaaaatgcacgtttgagctgctttaatttcaaaacaccttgcactgacatattttaacatatcaGAACCATTGTTTGGTCTCAAGatgcatagagacagagcgcagcgcgtcataacctgaaaaccactcccaccgtaaaacccagcctttaaggagaataaagtggatcgccgactacgtttccccccagtggacgcagttttactaatagtagtactatgaaaagttgcctgtttccatttctgtgtctttaaacgctcgttttttgaagtcgacagcttataaaaacgtatttgttttttttggcttgttagatgtacaccttgtcacacagcagcttttaggtattattctgtttttaagtttaatctgtaaataagtttttataaactgtcgaccccaaaaaacgagcgttagacacaaaaatggatacaggaaacttttcatagtacttctattagtagaactgcgtccactagggggaaacgtagtcggcgatccactttattctccttaaagactgggttttacggctcgacagcttataaaaacttatttctgggttatttgtcttgttagctgtacatattgtcacacagcagcttttaggcataattctgtttttgttataagccagaaatgacaaggaggcggcttctcgcaatacaaagtcaatatagacggttggattgctttcccccctggtgggcgtgtttttcaaatttgcataactgcgctctgtctctataccaGTATAGTTTTTcgtaaggtttgtttgttaaaacgAATTAAATgtccttaaataacttgacttaaaataacaaaaaaaggcCGTGTCCttgattaatctaaaccctgtccagggcCTCTATATGTTGATTTAAACTTTATATTACACCTAATGACATAACTACAGATCTCAAAGAAGTTAGAGGAAGTTACCATTCTGGCACCCACAACTGCCAAAGTAGCTCCCAGTTCATCTGCGGTACAGTTCTTTGGAATCTCATAGAGCTCTTGATGAAGAATGGGGCCCACATCAAATCTGACATAAAAATAAGACCACACCTGATACTTTGCAGAAAAATTCTGCATCTTTTATCTATCATGCATGTTATCCTGATATACACGGTTATCTAAATCTTACCTCTTGGGTCTTATCTGCATAATAGTTACTCCTGTGACACTATCACCATGTAGTATTGTATGGAAGACGGGTGCTGAACCTCGCCACCGTGGTAGCAGACTAGGGTGGACATTCAAGATGCCACTgggataaaaacaaacacaattcaTGAATAACAGTGTTAAAAAGATTTCCACACAAGAAAACCATAGACCAAACCACAAAACTTGTACACCAATTGCATATGACTGCTACATAGTACATTCAATAATGCATTTTGAGCCCTTATTACTTACTACGGCATTTTGTTGATGATGTTGTCTTTTATTAAACAGCCAAAGGACACCACCACACCAACATCAAACCGTGTACTTAAATCCACATTTGGCCATTGATGAAGTCGAAGGCTGTTTTGCTCTGCATACTTTCTTACCGGAGCATCACCGGACAACGTCACAACCTCAAGGGAATCTACTACTCCAGCTTTTGTATCATCCCTATGTGAAaaccaaaacaataacatgagTATTATACCCATGTCATGTGCAATATCAGGACAATAGCTACACTATAACTGCATTAAACCACTTTTCTGTTCTGCATGCTTGATCATTCAGTGTTATGTTTGCATAGTATTTGTTATTAGTTGTATTAGACTGTAAGTAACATGTTCTTGTTTGTAGTTAAGGTGTGTGGTCTGCACTAAACTGTCCTATGTGTATAGTTCTCTAGAATCATATTTGTATTAGTGTCTTGTTTCAgttaatgtgtactatataaagGCCCTATATAGGCAACACATCTGTGTATGCTCTATTCCAGAGATACCCAAACTCGgtcctcagcacacctgcctggaagtttctagtatgcttaGTAAGACTTTCATTTGCAGCTTCAGTTGTGTTTAATtagagttggagctaaactttgcggTTACATAACCGAGTTTGGGTACATCTTCTCTATTTTATTCTATTCCAAATAATTGACAGTAATTTATATAAGCTGCATTTCTTTACCGGGACGCATGAAGTCGTTTCAATGACTCCACTGCGAAATCATCACTTCCAAAGAACAATATTCGCCAGGGAGGTTTTGAAGCAGATTGTGTGTGAGTTACATATAGTTTGTTTCCGCGTAACAAAAGTAAGTCTCTTCCATGACTTTGACAAAAGCATGTAGCGATCCAACGTGCGATGCCGTTACCATAAAGTCCATGTGAGATCAAACGTCCACGGGCTACTTTTAAATAGTTTAGATTCCACATCCTATGAAGTTAGGTTTCATAAACCACACAACAGCTATAGATTATGTGCAGGCACATAGCTTCTTTACAGACAGATCAGAAAGTAATGTGCAGAAAAGTCATTTCATGACATCGTCAGCCGATCCAATCCAGATATTTAGCAAAGTTGTACGtccagtttgtgtgtgtgtttatccaTTTTCGCACACAACCAGAAGAGGACTGCTGCAAGGTTACGGTAAAGCATTACAGGTCCACAAACAGTCGCATGTGTGCGCCGCCATGTTGACGTTGATGTCATTTCCGCTATTACTTTGACGCGTCACACAttgctctttttttatttatttgttgtttaaatTTTTGGTATATTTGTTTAACAAATTAATATATACAAATTTGATATGTGATTATTATCTTGTTCACTGATTATaatgtaacggaaataaaaacAGGTTAATCGCATATTATATACGATTCCCGAACTATTTAGACATTTTCATtaactgacgatgcatttaatttttaacgtaaaattaaataaatacatataaattcCGTTTATATGTTTTTACCATAAATGTACTGTCTATGACATGTATGGCACCACAAGAGGGAGCTCTTTAACAAAATAAGAACAAgaaaccttaaagggatagttcactttaaaatgaaaattcttcttatcatttactcatcctcgcgttgttctaaacttgtatgaatttcttttttctgacgAACACAAATgatgatattttgagaaatgatggtaaacacacagcagtaatgGACCtctatagtaggaataaaaaaattgatggaatttaatgggtaccgtcaactgtgtgcttaccgtcatttatcaaaatcttttcttcatcatttatcacaatacttccaaaatcttttttcctactatggaagtcaatggtcactatctgctgtgtttaccatcatttctcaaaatatcttcttttgtgttcatcagaaaaaagaaattcatacaggtttagaacaacatgaggatgacagaattttcattttaaagtgaactatccctttaaattggtTACCTCAGTcgttcttaaactgggggccccagttttatgaaatacatacatttatcaTAAATGCCAAGGATGCACCCCAAGGGAGGGCACAtgccaaaaaagtttgagaacatCTGGGTAACTGAATAAAGGTTGAGACAACATTACTTACTACATATTAATTTTGTGAATAAACATATCTTTTGTGAGTACAAATGCTTAACAACAACACATACTTTACAAAAGTTTATTTCTGATTAAGACAATTAAATGAGTCTCTACATTGCTTTCAGTCTCAAGTAATAGGAGAAATGACCCTCAGGTCCTAGCCTGATGTAGTACATAAACATTAAAACTAAAAATCTCTAAAAactataataaacaaataaggAGGATTTGTATTGTTCCAAAGTACAGTACACGGAGAACCTAATGAGCTTGGTCTTATTAAACCACCAAATGTAAAGAGAGGTGTTTGAATCAGCACTGATTTGGTTACCGTGATCATTTGTAGAATCCAATCAAAGACCAAAACTGTGGGGCAAAAACATAATTGTACGTATAAGAACATTCACAAATGCTGCCCTTGCATCTCTGGTTAAGAGGCCgtgttttaaaactttacataagTACAGTATCATGGGactcatacagtaaagacttttTACACAAACAATATGCTTTCCATCTCATTCTTGATCCAGATACAAAGTTCCTATTAATGCTTTTTTATAAAACGAGGAGAAGCTGAGATAAACTCTGCTGCTTGTAGTTTTCCAATGCTCCAAAGTCATCATTCCTGTTTGTGTTGGGTTACAGTTACCCATCAATCTCCATTTTTGAGTTCTCCGTGAGGTCATCCTCTAGGGCCTTAGATGGAGTGAGAGGTTCCAGTTGTGAGTCTGTGTTCATAGACTCCGAGTCATCGGCTATACACATAAAGTCAGAGGGAGTTACATCACCTCCGTCAGTGGGGGGACAAAGGGGGCTGACGGGAGCCTCAGAGGGTGAATGAGGGGAGACGCTCCTGGGTGATTCCTCTGTTGACACATTGGGTGTGGTCTCAACGGTCTCATCTTTTAACTTATCTGGGTCACAATTTTCAGTTTCAAGAACCTGTGACCCATCCTCTGTGGTTATGTCGTCCTTGTTTGGTATAGACTGTTCTTCAGTGCCTTGAATTGGTTCAGTCTCATCTGCTATGATCTCACTATCGTTCTTAAGGGAAAGGAGTTGTTCAGAGTCATCTTTGTTGACTCCACTGACATCCATTGAGCTGAATTATGGGGAAAgtataataaaatgaaatattaatataagCTTGTTAGGTGCAATGTTGGGTATAATCACTGAAACATGACTTGGCCATATATACCTAGAAGATATAAGAAATTAGGAAAATAAAGCCAGTTTTTTTATGATCTTTAGGACCTTTTTGCAATTTGACAATTTGTTATGTCATgacagaattgttttactttgttactttaggatttattttgtgtaatTCACACAATTCTCATGTGTAATTGCCATTACGGCATAAAActaaatttaaagggacacttcacttcttttgaaaatatgctcattttccagcccccctagagttaaacatttgatttttacggttttgaaatccattcagttAATcgccgggtctggcagtaccacttctagcatagtttagcacaatccattgaatctgattagaccattagcatcacactaaaaaataaccaaagagcttcaaaatgtttcttaagtatacaatgtaactacagaagattcaagttttaaataggaaaaatattgaaactctttggttattttttagcgtgatgctaatggtataatcagactcaatggaccgtgccaagccatgccaaaagtggtagcgccagacccagagatcagacacaggaaaatgagcatattttcaaaaaagtggagtgtccctttaattagcATAAATCAAACTTACTACAAATGATACTACAATAATACGCAAGCAAGTTTTTTCATTGTAACCACGTTACAGTTAGTGATAAACCAATATATTGgccaatattttgatttttttctgcaTCGGCCGATAAATCTTTGAAATTGAACAGTAAATTTCTCTATTACTTAAATTTGTTGTGTCTAATGTAAAGACACTTAGTATCACTCAATGTAAATCCAAAATCTGACAGACAGTTAAATGACTAAcaattattcactttttaacatgACGTTATGTTGTGTCACACAAATCACGAAACTAATTTAACACACTTATTCAAACTGTATCGCGAGACTTCAGATCCACattcattttgttttgtaaataTGTTTAAGTACTTTAATAGGTGTAATTTTAGTTTCAcaaattttctgtttgtctcttaCTTACGGAAATTACATGTGTGTTATTTCTGCCAAACAGCAGTCTTAATATcggtaaaaataaataaataaatattggtTGACCAATAGTTACAATAATGGTACATAAGAAAATGTTCAGTTTTTAGGTTTCCAATTAAAACAGAGACGGAAGAAACAGTAAGTAGTACAAATATTTTTCAATGTCCCCCTCACAGTAACTCATAAGGACCCCTTTCTGTGGTCCACATTAATAAGATTCTGTTCTTCAGCTTTAATTAATGCCAAAACTCATGTCTTAATTTAAGTAAGGTTTCTCAAATACCACTTAATATGCATCCCAATTACACTAATGAAAAAATAGAGATCATTTCACACTATAAATGATGTTTCCAAACAATTCATAGGTCAGGGGCTCTGCATTCACACCCCTATTTCATCAGAAAAGGTAATTTGTCTCAATCGAGCGAGCCACACTTCCCAGTCTATTTTTACTTCCACTCTTTTCAAAGCCCTAACCTCtacatttaacaaaatacaaataAGCATATGGTGTCATTGTACACCAATGCATCATGTGCTATGCAAAGAGAGCAAAGAAAAGCTAAACCAGAACATTGAGGCTTCTTCAATGAGACAGACAATACTGTGAAATGAATTAAtacattgtaattaattgtttttgatttccaatttcattttttgattcaaacaattacaaaaacagGATAATCGAGGTAAAACAATTATTgcgtaaataaaataaaaattgtgtgcTGCTGGATcactgctttgacacgtgtagcctATTGTAACACTTACTTACTAGaaggttaaataaatgcatgtttttaaagtcAGGGAGTAACCGTGTAAAATAATCGCGAGTTTCCCCCAAAATAATTGTGATTGTGATTTTGCCCATAATCGAcaatatcaaaacaaaaatagCAAGACAAAAAATCCTGATTACAAAATGACTACTTGCTTACACATATggcaaataaatacaaaaatccagctgatatttttattttccttcCCAATAAATAGCATCAAAGTCCACCAATgcacagtgttggggaaagtaacttttaaaagtaatgcattacaatattaagttactccccaaaaaaagtaactaattgcgttacttagttacttttcatggaaagtaatgcttacgttacttttaagttacttttgcgttacttttccTTACTTGAAAAAgtaagcttgatctctttcaggccttgcagacGTTTTTTatgatcacaaaaatgtcaagctctggcttGCCATCttagtttctgactcaaactgttcccgctcaggcgcacaGAGTGCATAACtgtacgttaatatgttcagtttaattcagtacattattttatttttaaattgaataaattaaactgaaaagtatctcacattacttttttaaaacataactcaaatattaatgtgtacatttataaagtaatgtgttactttatttgttactacagaaaagtaatattattacgtaatgcgcgttacttgtaatgcattacccaCAACACTGCCGATGCACATACGTGAAAaccccagctaaagtcattgtttttgtgatttacttttacataaaatcatcctacataatcattctttgaaaatataacct is a window from the Misgurnus anguillicaudatus chromosome 21, ASM2758022v2, whole genome shotgun sequence genome containing:
- the mtfmt gene encoding methionyl-tRNA formyltransferase, mitochondrial, which encodes MWNLNYLKVARGRLISHGLYGNGIARWIATCFCQSHGRDLLLLRGNKLYVTHTQSASKPPWRILFFGSDDFAVESLKRLHASRDDTKAGVVDSLEVVTLSGDAPVRKYAEQNSLRLHQWPNVDLSTRFDVGVVVSFGCLIKDNIINKMPYGILNVHPSLLPRWRGSAPVFHTILHGDSVTGVTIMQIRPKRFDVGPILHQELYEIPKNCTADELGATLAVVGARMLMDTLGHLPESIANQKEQPKVGATFAPKISSRMAWIIWEEYSCDHIDRLYRAIGSRFPLKTMWMGNPVKLLDFVGKCNLIFSGGPYLAAVPGSVLYQKESNALLVRCKDGWVGFGSVMFKKKLSAADFFNGYLHQSVLKKSPSPDTCLFQSYKERTHLPKGQDNSMLLQNKTSF